The following proteins are encoded in a genomic region of Periophthalmus magnuspinnatus isolate fPerMag1 chromosome 10, fPerMag1.2.pri, whole genome shotgun sequence:
- the fgf24 gene encoding fibroblast growth factor 24: MSPLPSRFLYLCLHFLVLYFQLQESQQSSTDFRFYIENHTKHPDEVSRKQVRIYQLYSRTTGKHVQILGKKINANGDDGSKHALLVVETETFGSHIRIKGKESDHYICMNEKGKIVGRPDGRKQECVFVEEFLENNYTALVSAKYKGWYLGFNRKGRPKKGSRTTQRQQEVHFMKRHPKGRVDPVEEFKFTTVTKRTRRARRLKARRN; encoded by the exons ATGTCTCCGTTGCCTTCGAGGTTTCTCTATct GTGTTTACACTTTCTGGTCCTCTACTTCCAGCTACAG GAGTCCCAGCAGAGTTCCACAGATTTCAGGTTTTACATCGAGAACCACACCAAGCACCCGGACGAGGTGAGCCGAAAGCAGGTGCGGATCTACCAGCTCTACAGCAGGACCACGGGGAAGCACGTTCAGATCCTGGGCAAGAAGATCAACGCTAACGGAGATGACGGGAGCAAGCATG CTCTTCTCGTGGTGGAGACAGAAACTTTCGGAAGTCACATCCGAATAAAGGGCAAAGAAAGTGACCATTACATATGTATGAACGAGAAGGGCAAAATAGTGGGAAGG cCTGATGGAAGGAAACAGGAGTGTGTCTTCGTGGAGGAGTTCCTTGAAAACAACTACACTGCTCTAGTGTCGGCCAAGTACAAAGGCTGGTACCTGGGATTCAACCGAAAAGGACGGCCGAAGAAGGGCTCCAGGACCACGCAGCGACAACAGGAAGTCCACTTCATGAAACGCCACCCAAAAGGCCGGGTAGACCCTGTGGAGGAGTTTAAATTCACTACGGTTACTAAAAGGACACGTAGGGCACGCCGGTTAAAAGCCAGGAGGAACTGA